One Burkholderia thailandensis E264 genomic window carries:
- a CDS encoding polyketide synthase, translated as MTHSHSDVGARPSGAPEGRPMDIAIVGVSARVPGARDVDALWSLLMSGGDGLTTFEPHELAAELAPLGDAERARYVPRRGVLDGIEACDAGFFNLSAAEATLLDPQHRVLMELVWEALEDAGAADCAGRNVGVFTTSGLSHYLIKHLLPDPAISERHGQLQLLMLNDKDFLATRIAYFLNVHGPAVNVQTGCSSSLVALHYACLSLLRRDCEMAVVGGVSIALPQQAGYVFSENMIGSRDGFCRAFDSDASGTVRGNGACAVVLKPLAEALADRDPVWAVIKGTALNNDGRDKVGFTAPSPKWQADVIDAVYRRSGVALDDVDFVEAHGTGTPLGDPIEARAINQVFARAGARRPRYLGALKTQIGHLDTAAGLAGLIKLCVALRNGTIPPTSHFRTLNPRISLDDSQFTINTEPVAWPRRDAPRYAALSSFGIGGTNAHVVVADAPAGERAPAAGSAASVESAESGPHLIVVSAKSAASLDALRNAYADAIAALDDAALADFAYSTRVGRRGFEHRLAVCADGRADAVEQLRAARARFTAKTVEGVSVAAADAPSIAARLGIASPERAERPVEAIAARLAELGVAIDAGAAVRLGIADGRLHVVTPDAWSEAIDAATPDATGRHLQAALWRAGVAVDFGRDTGSAARRRIRIPTYRFDRQRHWIDAPCSRHGDGRDSQSAGDAAPDARRRMPPAEQPTSLVALEAALLSHWRGLLGLPTLRSTDNVFEQGADSLTVAQFVAQLTSERALPVHVVDCYSEPSVGGQARLVGARIGLGGPAAAAAQASAPAPEVERFDNL; from the coding sequence ATGACGCACTCGCACAGTGACGTGGGCGCGCGCCCTTCCGGCGCGCCGGAGGGCCGCCCGATGGACATCGCGATCGTCGGCGTGAGCGCGCGCGTGCCGGGCGCGCGCGACGTCGACGCGCTGTGGTCGCTGCTGATGTCGGGCGGCGACGGGCTCACGACGTTCGAGCCGCACGAGCTCGCGGCCGAGCTCGCGCCGCTCGGCGATGCCGAGCGGGCGCGCTACGTTCCGCGGCGGGGCGTGCTCGACGGCATCGAAGCGTGCGACGCGGGCTTCTTCAACCTGTCGGCGGCGGAGGCGACGCTGCTCGATCCGCAGCATCGCGTGCTGATGGAGCTTGTATGGGAGGCGCTCGAGGACGCGGGCGCGGCCGATTGCGCGGGGCGCAACGTCGGCGTGTTCACGACGTCGGGGCTGAGCCACTACCTGATCAAGCATCTGCTGCCCGACCCGGCGATCAGCGAGCGGCACGGGCAGTTGCAACTGCTGATGCTCAACGACAAGGATTTTCTCGCAACCCGCATCGCGTACTTCCTGAACGTGCACGGGCCCGCCGTCAACGTGCAGACCGGGTGCTCCAGCTCGCTCGTCGCGCTGCACTATGCGTGCCTGTCGCTGCTGCGGCGCGATTGCGAAATGGCCGTCGTCGGCGGCGTGTCGATCGCGCTGCCGCAGCAGGCGGGCTACGTGTTCTCGGAGAACATGATCGGCTCGCGCGACGGCTTTTGCCGCGCGTTCGACAGCGACGCGTCGGGCACCGTGCGCGGCAACGGCGCGTGCGCGGTCGTGCTCAAGCCGCTCGCCGAGGCGCTCGCGGACCGCGATCCGGTGTGGGCGGTGATCAAGGGCACGGCGCTCAACAACGACGGGCGCGACAAGGTCGGGTTCACCGCGCCGAGCCCGAAGTGGCAGGCGGACGTGATCGATGCCGTCTATCGCCGAAGCGGCGTCGCGCTCGACGACGTCGATTTCGTCGAAGCGCACGGCACGGGCACACCGCTCGGCGATCCGATCGAGGCGAGGGCGATCAATCAGGTGTTCGCGCGCGCGGGCGCGCGCCGGCCGCGTTATCTCGGCGCGCTGAAAACCCAGATCGGGCATCTGGATACGGCGGCGGGCCTCGCCGGGTTGATCAAGCTGTGCGTTGCGCTGCGAAACGGCACGATTCCGCCGACCTCGCACTTTCGAACATTGAATCCGCGCATCTCGCTCGACGATTCGCAGTTCACGATCAACACCGAGCCCGTCGCGTGGCCCAGACGCGACGCGCCGCGATACGCCGCGCTCAGTTCGTTCGGCATCGGCGGCACCAACGCGCACGTGGTCGTCGCGGACGCGCCGGCGGGCGAGCGGGCACCGGCGGCGGGAAGTGCGGCAAGCGTGGAAAGCGCCGAAAGCGGCCCGCATCTGATCGTCGTGTCGGCGAAGAGCGCCGCCTCGCTCGATGCGCTGAGGAACGCCTACGCGGACGCGATCGCGGCGCTCGACGACGCGGCGCTCGCGGATTTCGCTTACTCGACGCGCGTCGGCCGCCGCGGCTTCGAGCATCGGCTGGCCGTCTGCGCCGACGGTCGCGCGGACGCGGTCGAGCAACTGCGCGCGGCGCGCGCGCGATTCACTGCGAAGACGGTGGAGGGCGTGAGCGTCGCGGCTGCCGACGCGCCTTCGATCGCGGCGCGGCTCGGCATCGCGTCGCCCGAGCGCGCGGAACGCCCGGTTGAAGCGATCGCCGCGCGGCTCGCCGAGCTGGGCGTCGCGATCGACGCGGGCGCGGCGGTCCGGCTTGGCATTGCCGACGGCCGGCTTCACGTCGTCACGCCGGACGCGTGGTCCGAGGCGATCGACGCCGCGACGCCGGACGCCACCGGCCGCCATCTGCAGGCGGCGCTGTGGCGCGCGGGCGTGGCGGTCGATTTCGGCCGCGACACCGGCTCGGCGGCGCGCAGACGAATCCGGATTCCGACTTACCGGTTCGACCGGCAGCGACACTGGATCGACGCCCCGTGCAGCCGGCATGGCGACGGCCGCGACAGCCAGTCCGCCGGCGACGCCGCGCCGGATGCGCGGCGCCGGATGCCGCCCGCCGAGCAGCCGACGAGCCTCGTCGCGCTCGAAGCGGCGCTGCTGTCGCACTGGCGCGGCTTGCTGGGATTGCCGACGCTTCGCAGCACCGACAACGTTTTCGAGCAAGGCGCGGATTCGCTCACGGTCGCGCAGTTCGTCGCGCAACTGACGTCGGAGCGCGCGCTGCCCGTGCACGTCGTCGACTGCTACAGCGAGCCGAGCGTGGGCGGCCAGGCGCGCCTCGTCGGCGCGCGCATCGGGCTGGGCGGCCCCGCCGCGGCGGCAGCGCAAGCGAGCGCGCCGGCACCCGAAGTCGAGAGATTTGACAACCTTTAA